A single window of Senegalia massiliensis DNA harbors:
- a CDS encoding copper-translocating P-type ATPase, translated as MNEKNHHDEHQNHEHNHDDHDHSGHHEMMIEDFKKRFFISLIVTIPILILSPMIQEWINLSIDFTGDSYILFALATFIYFYGGWPFLTGLKDELKEKKPGMMTLIAMAISVAYLYSTATVFGLEGSDFFWELATLIDIMLLGHWIEMRSVMSASNALDKLAELMPNTAHLLKDGDVVDVDISKLKSNDKILIKPGEKVPADGVIVKGNSYINESMLTGESKPIEKGKGDKLIGGSVNGDGSLEVEVKNIGEDSYLSKVIDMVKRAQESKSKTQHLADKAAFWLTIVALTVGFTTLIVWYIISGDFTFAIARMATVMVITCPHALGLATPLVVATSTAQSAKNGLLIRNRTQFENSRKIDTLVFDKTGTLTKGEFGVNFIEVFDDKYNKEKVIQLAATLENNSEHPIATGIMDKLKEMKLDILEMDNFQAIKGKGVKGTIDNKDIMVVSPGYLNENNIEVPKELSSKGVSTDVFLLVDHNLVAAIGLSDKIREESYNAIKRLKDEGIKTWMLTGDNEKTAKQVSEELGLDGYFAEVLPDEKQEKIKELQSEGRFVAMTGDGVNDAPALAQADVGIAVGSGTDVAAETADIILVNSNPEDVVSLINFGKATYRKMIQNLIWATGYNVFAIPLAAGVLYGIGIVVSPAVGAVLMSLSTIIVAINAKLLKVE; from the coding sequence ATGAATGAAAAAAATCATCACGATGAACATCAAAATCATGAACATAATCATGATGACCATGATCATTCAGGTCATCATGAAATGATGATAGAAGATTTCAAGAAAAGATTTTTTATATCATTAATTGTTACAATTCCTATACTTATACTCTCCCCTATGATACAAGAATGGATAAATTTAAGTATAGATTTTACAGGAGATAGTTATATATTATTTGCACTAGCTACATTTATATATTTCTATGGTGGATGGCCATTTTTAACTGGACTTAAAGATGAGTTGAAAGAAAAGAAACCAGGTATGATGACTTTAATAGCTATGGCAATTTCAGTAGCATATTTATATAGTACTGCTACCGTATTTGGACTAGAAGGAAGTGATTTTTTCTGGGAACTTGCTACACTAATAGATATTATGCTTTTAGGTCATTGGATAGAAATGAGATCTGTAATGAGTGCATCAAATGCACTTGATAAATTAGCTGAGCTTATGCCAAATACAGCTCATTTATTAAAAGATGGTGACGTAGTAGATGTAGATATAAGTAAACTTAAATCAAATGATAAAATACTTATTAAACCAGGAGAAAAGGTACCAGCAGATGGTGTTATAGTAAAAGGAAATAGTTATATAAATGAATCAATGTTAACAGGAGAATCAAAACCTATAGAAAAAGGAAAAGGCGATAAATTAATTGGTGGTTCTGTAAATGGTGATGGCTCCCTTGAAGTAGAAGTTAAAAATATTGGAGAAGATTCATATTTATCAAAAGTTATTGATATGGTTAAAAGAGCTCAAGAATCTAAATCTAAAACTCAACATTTAGCAGATAAGGCTGCCTTTTGGTTAACTATTGTAGCACTTACTGTAGGATTTACTACTCTTATTGTTTGGTACATTATAAGTGGAGATTTTACATTTGCAATAGCCAGAATGGCTACAGTAATGGTAATAACATGTCCTCATGCATTAGGACTTGCAACACCACTTGTAGTAGCAACATCAACAGCACAATCAGCTAAAAATGGTTTGCTAATAAGAAATAGAACTCAATTTGAGAATTCAAGAAAAATCGATACATTAGTATTTGATAAAACAGGAACATTAACAAAAGGAGAATTTGGAGTTAATTTCATAGAAGTATTTGATGATAAATATAACAAAGAAAAAGTAATCCAATTAGCTGCTACACTTGAAAACAACTCTGAACATCCAATTGCAACAGGGATAATGGATAAGTTAAAGGAAATGAAATTAGATATTTTAGAAATGGATAATTTTCAGGCCATAAAAGGAAAAGGCGTAAAAGGAACAATCGATAATAAAGATATAATGGTAGTAAGTCCTGGATATCTAAATGAAAATAATATTGAAGTTCCAAAAGAATTATCTTCAAAAGGTGTATCAACTGATGTATTTTTATTAGTAGATCATAATTTAGTGGCAGCAATAGGACTTTCAGACAAAATAAGAGAAGAATCATACAATGCCATAAAAAGACTTAAAGATGAAGGAATTAAAACATGGATGCTTACAGGAGATAATGAAAAAACAGCCAAGCAAGTATCAGAAGAATTAGGCTTAGATGGATATTTTGCAGAAGTATTACCTGATGAAAAACAAGAAAAAATTAAAGAATTACAATCAGAAGGTAGATTTGTAGCAATGACAGGAGATGGAGTAAATGATGCACCAGCTCTAGCACAAGCTGATGTAGGTATAGCAGTAGGTTCAGGTACAGATGTTGCCGCAGAAACTGCAGATATAATACTGGTAAACTCTAATCCTGAGGATGTAGTATCCCTTATTAACTTTGGTAAAGCTACTTATAGAAAAATGATACAAAATCTTATATGGGCAACTGGATACAATGTATTTGCAATACCACTTGCAGCAGGTGTATTATATGGAATTGGTATAGTAGTTTCACCAGCAGTAGGAGCAGTTCTTATGTCACTTAGTACAATTATAGTAGCTATAAATGCTAAACTCCTTAAAGTAGAATAG
- a CDS encoding M23 family metallopeptidase — protein sequence MIEMRDPIIVEFPLIGEWLSPNTPGTKIPSHGTDKLGTRYAYDFVQVDWERLGHPAYSGNVLQYIFYGIPLKEYYCWGQDVYAPCNGIIVQVEDSYGECSRTNLLSDLSNAYKNAHYFDPTKDDIQSVAGNFIIIQYDKNIYATLCHLQTGSIQVSVGQSVEKGDVIGRVGHSGNSFAPHLHFHLMDSSDITTANGLPCAFEQYEIFEGDEWKTIENGIPTKKDRIRFQKTDVETE from the coding sequence ATGATAGAAATGAGAGATCCAATTATTGTAGAGTTTCCGTTGATAGGTGAATGGCTTTCGCCTAATACTCCAGGAACGAAAATTCCCAGTCACGGAACAGACAAATTAGGCACAAGATACGCTTATGATTTCGTACAGGTAGATTGGGAAAGATTAGGACATCCTGCATATAGTGGTAATGTATTGCAATATATTTTTTATGGTATTCCTTTAAAAGAATATTATTGCTGGGGTCAAGATGTATATGCACCTTGTAATGGGATTATTGTTCAAGTGGAAGATAGTTATGGAGAATGCTCACGGACAAATCTGCTTTCTGATTTATCTAACGCATATAAAAATGCTCATTATTTTGACCCAACAAAAGATGATATACAATCTGTTGCTGGTAACTTTATCATCATACAATATGACAAAAATATATACGCAACTTTATGTCATCTTCAAACTGGTTCAATACAAGTTTCTGTTGGTCAAAGTGTAGAAAAGGGGGATGTTATTGGCAGAGTAGGACATTCTGGAAATTCTTTCGCTCCTCATTTACATTTTCACCTTATGGATAGTAGTGATATAACAACAGCAAATGGCTTACCATGTGCTTTCGAGCAATATGAAATATTTGAAGGTGACGAGTGGAAAACGATAGAAAATGGTATTCCAACAAAGAAGGATAGGATAAGATTTCAGAAAACCGATGTAGAAACAGAATGA
- a CDS encoding multicopper oxidase family protein, translated as MNKNLKWYIAIVVSIIVFIFYIGYFFTDIGRDLEADMLTSDLDNTEKAENKLPIPPILEDKNPEEGKAEFDLKVQYGKSEFIEGYETNTLGYNGDYLGPIIKVNKGEDVKINVDNTLKNPTTVHWHGLEVPAEMDGGPHQVVEPNSKWEPYFTIDQPAATLWYHPHLLHKTGEQVYKGLAGLFYIEDEVSKKLDIPKEHGVNDIPLVVQDKRLTDNGDIPYELSMRDVMNGFLGDTVLINGAVNPELDVKNEVIRLRLLNGSNARAYEFNFSNNIEFNQIASDGGFLEEPVKMDKVSLAPAERAEVLLDLSDYKVGDKIKLRDGNYNLMTINIVEDVNKTNEIPENLVEIEDYNRDEVEKRREFVMSGMGPMVSINGKQMNMDRIDERLNLNELEEWTITNDSAGMGMMNSTPHPFHVHGVQFRIIERNGRKPPLNERGWKDTVMLDNGEEVKILAKFRKEGLFMYHCHILEHEDAGMMGQFLVE; from the coding sequence ATGAATAAAAATTTAAAATGGTATATAGCTATTGTAGTTTCTATAATAGTTTTTATATTTTATATAGGATATTTTTTTACTGACATAGGAAGAGACCTTGAAGCTGATATGCTTACAAGTGATTTAGATAATACAGAAAAAGCTGAAAATAAGCTTCCAATACCACCTATTTTAGAAGATAAAAACCCTGAAGAAGGAAAAGCTGAATTTGATTTAAAAGTTCAGTATGGTAAAAGTGAATTTATAGAAGGCTATGAAACAAATACTTTGGGATATAATGGTGATTATTTAGGACCTATAATAAAAGTAAATAAAGGTGAAGATGTGAAGATTAATGTAGATAATACATTAAAAAATCCTACTACTGTACACTGGCATGGATTAGAAGTGCCAGCAGAAATGGATGGGGGACCACATCAAGTAGTTGAACCTAATTCTAAATGGGAGCCATACTTTACAATAGATCAACCTGCAGCGACACTTTGGTATCATCCACATTTACTCCATAAAACAGGTGAACAAGTGTATAAAGGACTTGCTGGTTTATTTTATATAGAGGATGAGGTATCAAAAAAATTAGACATACCAAAAGAACATGGAGTTAATGATATACCTTTAGTGGTTCAAGATAAAAGATTGACAGATAATGGTGATATTCCTTATGAGTTAAGTATGAGGGATGTAATGAATGGATTTTTAGGTGACACAGTATTGATAAATGGAGCTGTTAATCCAGAATTAGATGTAAAGAATGAAGTTATTAGATTAAGATTATTAAATGGATCAAATGCAAGAGCATATGAATTTAATTTTAGTAATAATATTGAATTTAATCAAATAGCTTCAGATGGAGGCTTTTTAGAAGAACCTGTAAAAATGGATAAAGTATCACTTGCTCCTGCTGAAAGAGCAGAGGTGTTATTAGATTTATCAGATTATAAGGTGGGAGATAAAATAAAATTAAGAGATGGAAATTATAACTTAATGACTATAAATATTGTTGAAGATGTAAATAAAACAAATGAAATACCTGAAAATTTAGTTGAAATAGAAGATTATAATAGAGATGAAGTAGAAAAAAGAAGAGAATTTGTAATGAGTGGTATGGGACCAATGGTATCTATAAATGGCAAACAAATGAATATGGATAGAATAGATGAAAGATTAAATTTAAATGAATTAGAAGAATGGACAATAACAAATGACTCAGCTGGTATGGGAATGATGAACTCAACTCCACATCCATTTCATGTTCATGGAGTACAATTTAGGATAATAGAAAGAAATGGCAGAAAACCACCTTTAAATGAAAGAGGTTGGAAAGATACTGTAATGTTAGACAATGGAGAAGAAGTGAAAATTTTAGCCAAGTTCAGGAAAGAAGGGCTATTTATGTATCACTGTCATATATTAGAGCATGAAGATGCAGGTATGATGGGACAATTCTTAGTAGAATAA
- a CDS encoding PspA/IM30 family protein, with protein MNILNRLRSIFMARTNKVLNKMENPDEALNLSLLELKEKVREIKKALLEVTTIKKSLESEVLELKDKVKLSEEQAELSIKANREDLAEKALENKHVLNEKLENKSVEIENLKEKIIIIKENKEKIQQKINDLEYKKDELKAIDKAADAELMVKEALTGVFEDISDITDRIERAESKIKNKTNKIAAIDELEQSDSLDNIDENEKIQNELDKISKESRIKEELEAIKLKHK; from the coding sequence ATGAATATACTAAATAGGTTAAGATCAATATTTATGGCAAGAACAAATAAAGTATTAAACAAAATGGAAAATCCAGATGAAGCTTTAAACTTATCCTTATTAGAATTAAAAGAAAAAGTAAGAGAAATAAAGAAAGCATTATTAGAGGTAACTACAATAAAAAAATCTCTAGAAAGTGAGGTTTTAGAGTTAAAAGATAAAGTTAAGCTATCTGAAGAACAAGCAGAGCTTTCAATTAAAGCAAATAGAGAAGATTTAGCAGAAAAAGCATTAGAAAACAAACATGTATTAAATGAAAAATTAGAAAATAAAAGTGTTGAAATAGAGAATTTAAAAGAAAAGATAATAATTATAAAAGAAAATAAAGAAAAAATACAACAGAAGATAAATGATTTAGAATACAAAAAAGATGAATTAAAAGCTATAGATAAGGCAGCAGATGCTGAATTAATGGTAAAAGAAGCATTAACTGGCGTATTTGAAGATATTTCAGATATTACAGATAGAATAGAGAGAGCAGAAAGTAAAATAAAAAATAAAACAAATAAAATAGCAGCAATAGATGAATTAGAACAATCTGATTCATTAGATAATATAGATGAAAATGAAAAAATTCAAAATGAATTAGATAAAATAAGTAAAGAGTCTAGGATAAAAGAAGAATTAGAAGCAATAAAATTAAAACATAAATAG
- a CDS encoding ABC transporter ATP-binding protein yields the protein MNTSTNVRHKKIGILKIPLMYARKYAVIIAIQKILEGIVPTLQILATAKFLDTAIAILDKNKNFNDIFIPLGLVMLLLIYSLMSQKLVKFIEVKLEMELREKLRVSITEKRAKLKYSHVENNCTWDLISRVSKDPEIRFKDAYNELLSMVAMFIRIIGLLFVIFIHAWWAAIIILLISVPLFKVALKNGTDSYGADREVSKYRRRFEYLGKVLTGRESAEERTLFGYSKEINDKWKEQYEIARKIEYKTVLKNVIRTRIRGIITAIISIVIIIILLKPVQMESLSIGLFISIANGVFELIQLMSWQFTYYIEELAKNKEYVVDFNEFYSLDETEGAIDKPSKENIDFDCLEFKDVSFKYPKTNNYILKNLSFVIKKGGHYSFVGVNGAGKTTITKLITGLYDNFEGQIFINGKDIREYKQSELKSFCSVVYQDFAKYFISFRDNIALGDINNIENNNMKDKVKSSMRIMGLYDVAEKLRNGIETQLGKIKENGVDLSGGQWQRIGMARAINNNAPIRILDEPTASLDPISESNIYEHFEEISKGGTTIFISHRLGSTKLASEIFVIGNGTIIEKGSHEELMKLRGIYADMYESQRSWYL from the coding sequence ATGAATACAAGTACTAATGTTAGACATAAAAAAATAGGTATACTAAAAATTCCATTAATGTATGCCAGGAAATATGCAGTGATAATAGCAATTCAAAAGATTTTAGAAGGAATAGTTCCAACTCTTCAGATATTAGCAACAGCTAAATTTTTAGACACAGCTATAGCTATATTGGATAAAAACAAGAATTTTAATGATATATTTATACCTTTAGGATTAGTTATGTTGCTATTAATTTATTCCTTAATGTCTCAAAAACTTGTAAAATTTATAGAGGTAAAGTTGGAAATGGAATTAAGGGAAAAATTAAGAGTTAGTATTACGGAAAAGAGAGCAAAGCTAAAATATAGTCATGTAGAAAATAACTGTACATGGGACTTGATTTCGAGAGTTTCTAAGGATCCAGAAATTAGATTTAAGGATGCATATAATGAACTTTTATCTATGGTAGCTATGTTCATTAGAATTATTGGGTTATTATTTGTTATTTTTATTCATGCTTGGTGGGCAGCAATAATAATTCTTTTAATATCTGTCCCATTATTTAAAGTAGCATTAAAAAATGGAACAGATAGTTATGGAGCAGATAGAGAGGTATCTAAATATAGAAGAAGGTTTGAATATTTAGGAAAGGTTTTAACAGGAAGGGAAAGTGCAGAGGAAAGAACTCTATTTGGTTATAGTAAAGAGATTAATGACAAATGGAAAGAGCAATATGAAATTGCAAGAAAGATTGAGTATAAAACAGTACTGAAAAATGTTATAAGAACACGAATTAGGGGGATAATTACAGCAATAATTTCTATAGTTATAATTATAATTCTATTAAAGCCAGTACAAATGGAATCATTAAGTATAGGATTATTTATATCTATTGCAAATGGTGTCTTTGAACTTATTCAATTAATGTCTTGGCAGTTTACATATTATATTGAAGAACTGGCTAAAAACAAAGAATATGTTGTAGATTTTAATGAATTTTACAGTTTAGATGAAACAGAAGGTGCAATAGATAAGCCTTCAAAGGAAAATATAGATTTTGATTGCTTAGAGTTTAAAGATGTATCTTTTAAATATCCAAAAACAAATAATTATATATTAAAAAATCTATCATTTGTTATAAAGAAAGGTGGCCATTATTCTTTTGTAGGTGTTAATGGAGCAGGAAAAACTACGATAACTAAACTTATAACTGGATTATATGATAACTTTGAAGGACAAATTTTTATAAATGGTAAAGATATTAGAGAATATAAACAAAGTGAGTTAAAGTCATTCTGCTCAGTGGTTTATCAGGATTTTGCTAAGTATTTTATTTCATTTAGAGATAATATTGCATTAGGAGATATTAATAACATAGAAAATAATAATATGAAAGATAAAGTTAAATCTTCTATGAGAATTATGGGTTTGTATGATGTAGCAGAAAAGCTAAGAAATGGAATAGAAACGCAGCTTGGCAAAATTAAAGAAAATGGAGTTGACTTATCAGGAGGACAATGGCAAAGAATAGGAATGGCAAGAGCTATTAATAATAATGCACCAATTAGAATATTAGATGAACCAACAGCATCTCTTGATCCTATAAGTGAGAGTAATATCTATGAACATTTTGAGGAGATAAGTAAGGGTGGAACTACAATTTTCATAAGCCATAGATTAGGATCAACTAAGCTTGCTAGTGAAATATTTGTAATAGGTAATGGAACTATAATAGAGAAAGGGTCTCATGAGGAACTTATGAAGTTAAGAGGGATTTATGCAGACATGTATGAAAGTCAAAGGAGTTGGTATTTATGA
- a CDS encoding DUF302 domain-containing protein: protein MNIVYEKSTNKNLNEAIKSLEENLKENNFGVLWQLNFKDKLEEKGLEFDNDFVVLEVCNPKQAKEVLERNIHIGYVLPCKMVVRTEGDKTYIGMTRPEGLIGLFGEPELKEVANKVEETLKNAIESSI from the coding sequence ATGAATATAGTTTATGAAAAAAGTACAAATAAAAATTTAAATGAAGCTATTAAGTCTTTAGAAGAAAATTTAAAGGAAAATAATTTTGGAGTATTATGGCAATTAAACTTTAAGGATAAGCTTGAAGAAAAAGGATTAGAATTTGATAATGACTTTGTAGTACTTGAAGTATGTAATCCAAAACAAGCAAAAGAAGTATTAGAAAGAAATATTCATATAGGCTATGTTTTACCTTGTAAAATGGTAGTAAGAACTGAAGGTGATAAAACATATATAGGAATGACAAGACCAGAGGGTCTAATAGGTTTATTTGGTGAACCTGAGTTAAAAGAAGTTGCAAATAAAGTTGAAGAAACGCTTAAAAATGCAATTGAATCTTCAATTTAA
- a CDS encoding SHOCT domain-containing protein: MYYGFQEMLSNMLIVWLIPIVLLLIIGISLFMIRKNNKKNSKESNSSALEILNERYAKGEIDEEEYNRKKNNLNHLK; the protein is encoded by the coding sequence ATGTATTATGGATTTCAAGAAATGTTATCTAATATGCTTATTGTCTGGTTGATACCAATAGTATTATTATTAATTATAGGAATATCCCTATTTATGATAAGAAAAAATAATAAGAAAAATAGTAAAGAAAGTAATAGCTCAGCTTTAGAAATATTAAATGAAAGATATGCTAAAGGGGAAATAGATGAAGAAGAATATAATAGAAAGAAAAATAATTTAAATCACCTCAAGTAA
- a CDS encoding SHOCT domain-containing protein translates to MDLERKRSDIMMHGGYGMFGGGGILGLILVAVVAYFLIKYFNENNNNNTNTFSKKTNSLDILNERYARGEIDDEEYNRKKKILKD, encoded by the coding sequence ATGGATTTAGAAAGAAAAAGGAGTGATATTATGATGCATGGAGGATATGGAATGTTTGGAGGAGGTGGCATCTTGGGATTAATTTTAGTAGCTGTAGTTGCTTATTTTCTAATAAAATATTTTAATGAGAATAATAACAATAATACAAATACATTCAGTAAAAAAACTAATTCTCTTGATATTTTAAATGAAAGATATGCTAGAGGAGAAATAGATGATGAAGAATATAATAGAAAGAAAAAAATATTAAAAGACTAA
- a CDS encoding SHOCT domain-containing protein, producing the protein MHGYWGNGFNDMMNFGNRASEWFILYDVVKLLIIVAVVIVIARMFIKNSRNNSNVGSSRAIDILKERYASGEISEQEYKDKLKNLK; encoded by the coding sequence ATGCATGGATATTGGGGTAATGGATTCAATGATATGATGAACTTTGGGAATAGAGCTAGTGAATGGTTTATTCTATATGATGTAGTAAAATTACTGATAATAGTAGCAGTAGTAATAGTCATTGCTAGAATGTTTATAAAAAATTCTAGGAATAATAGTAATGTAGGTTCAAGTAGAGCAATTGATATATTGAAAGAAAGATATGCTTCTGGTGAGATTTCAGAACAAGAGTATAAGGATAAATTAAAGAACTTAAAATAA
- a CDS encoding GNAT family N-acetyltransferase: MNIVKLTSERKIEFINYCKKYRHEFDSTFLDDQELMSFEPNEENPTYILLDKNNNIIGAVSLIINSYYRRSRSGRFRIFHTIEFDKEVYKRMLESVLNHTKGLHKVFLFIDSEDKKMAELLKILNFNLKRYSYTLVNHDLEDMQASFPSGYELRQFQAGMDESDWCKVRNLGFYKIAGCDTPKTPEMYSEMEKDYGHLSGGIIMLYHENIPIGQVRATKEVEDNIEYVFISSLCVIPEYQGSGLGRNLLKAALSFGKSKNIHKGMLSVNAENDNAISLYLNEGFEKKSVSICYEYYLS, encoded by the coding sequence ATGAATATAGTTAAATTAACTTCTGAAAGAAAAATAGAATTTATTAATTATTGTAAGAAGTATAGGCATGAATTTGATAGTACTTTTTTAGATGATCAAGAGTTGATGAGTTTTGAACCTAATGAAGAAAATCCAACATACATTTTGTTAGATAAAAATAATAATATAATTGGAGCAGTTTCTCTAATTATTAATTCATACTATAGAAGATCAAGATCAGGTCGTTTTAGAATATTTCATACAATAGAATTTGATAAAGAAGTATATAAAAGAATGTTAGAATCAGTATTAAATCATACAAAAGGACTTCATAAGGTATTTCTGTTTATAGATAGTGAAGATAAGAAAATGGCTGAATTATTAAAAATATTAAATTTTAATCTAAAAAGATATTCTTACACGCTTGTCAACCATGATTTAGAAGATATGCAAGCATCATTCCCTAGCGGTTATGAATTAAGACAGTTTCAAGCTGGTATGGATGAATCAGATTGGTGTAAAGTAAGGAATTTAGGATTTTATAAAATTGCAGGTTGTGATACTCCCAAAACACCAGAAATGTACTCTGAAATGGAAAAAGATTATGGTCATTTATCTGGTGGTATAATAATGCTATATCATGAAAATATACCAATAGGACAGGTTCGTGCAACTAAAGAAGTAGAAGATAATATTGAATATGTATTTATTTCATCATTATGTGTTATTCCAGAATATCAAGGAAGTGGATTAGGAAGAAATCTTCTAAAAGCTGCATTAAGTTTTGGGAAAAGTAAAAATATCCATAAAGGAATGCTTTCTGTTAATGCAGAAAATGACAATGCAATTTCCTTATATTTAAATGAAGGATTTGAAAAAAAATCTGTTTCAATATGCTATGAATATTATTTAAGTTAA
- a CDS encoding ABC transporter ATP-binding protein, with translation MINNNKNNISLMKIIFRIFPMAFAASPLYFILGNLVAILHGISHGFRTLMTQKLFDSVPLLILNDNVFGEVILIAITLALTFIMIQILNGADNFMIIDNGNIIIGYIEQKVNEKAGKVDIISFENPEYLDDIRRAKEGISGSAELVSTLTSLISLYVPYFIFMGIYLYNLKPILMVSLIIIFIPTFITQFIRVKIFTDLADESGPIRREYEYYEKCIVDKQYFKETRMLGAFHYFKELYTCSLNLLNKEIWKAEKKIGIIELFMRLLTVLGYIGVLYLLFISLLNGEISSGAFGAVFGSLGFMFNVMEQIVCIRIGEISNNLGTIKNLIRFLDMPERGGKDYNIDEKPDIALNNVSFSYPGAKKPSLTNINLDIKSGETITIVGENGAGKTTLVKLIMGLYTPIKGKVTVGGKDTSEISTKSIYKNVSAVFQKYQRYEMTLGENIEIGSLNKIANKDSITRNKFLDEAVLKADLEISEQKLKNGYDTMISREFNGIDLSGGQWQKIAIARGFYRNHNMIVLDEPTAAIDPAMETNLYNKFSELAEEKTAIIVTHRLGSAKIGDIIIVMDNGQIAEIGSHDELMDMDGKYTRMYSAQSKWYSQTC, from the coding sequence ATGATAAATAATAACAAGAATAATATTTCTCTTATGAAGATAATATTTAGAATATTCCCTATGGCTTTTGCTGCAAGTCCTCTTTATTTTATTTTAGGAAACTTAGTAGCCATTTTACATGGTATCTCTCATGGTTTCAGAACATTAATGACTCAGAAGCTTTTTGATTCTGTACCACTTTTAATATTAAATGATAATGTTTTTGGAGAAGTGATATTAATAGCAATTACCTTAGCCTTAACATTTATTATGATTCAAATATTAAATGGAGCTGATAATTTTATGATTATTGATAATGGAAATATAATAATCGGATATATAGAGCAGAAAGTAAATGAGAAAGCAGGTAAAGTAGATATTATATCATTTGAAAATCCAGAATATTTAGATGATATAAGAAGAGCAAAAGAAGGAATTAGTGGTAGTGCGGAACTAGTATCTACATTAACAAGTTTGATAAGTCTTTATGTACCATATTTTATATTTATGGGAATTTATCTTTATAATTTAAAGCCGATTCTTATGGTATCGCTTATTATTATATTTATACCTACATTTATAACTCAATTTATTAGGGTGAAAATTTTTACAGATTTAGCTGATGAATCAGGTCCTATAAGAAGAGAATATGAATACTATGAAAAGTGCATAGTAGATAAACAATATTTCAAAGAAACAAGAATGTTAGGGGCATTTCATTACTTTAAAGAGTTATATACTTGTTCACTAAATCTACTTAACAAAGAAATATGGAAAGCAGAAAAGAAAATAGGTATTATAGAACTATTTATGAGATTATTAACTGTTTTAGGGTATATTGGAGTGTTATATTTACTTTTCATATCCCTTTTAAATGGAGAGATATCTTCAGGGGCTTTTGGAGCAGTATTTGGTTCATTAGGGTTTATGTTTAATGTAATGGAGCAAATAGTATGTATACGCATAGGTGAAATTTCAAATAATCTTGGAACTATAAAAAATCTTATAAGATTTTTAGATATGCCTGAAAGAGGTGGAAAAGATTATAATATTGATGAAAAGCCTGATATAGCATTAAACAATGTAAGCTTTTCTTATCCAGGAGCAAAAAAACCTTCTCTAACTAATATTAACTTAGACATTAAATCAGGAGAAACTATAACTATAGTAGGAGAAAATGGAGCAGGGAAAACAACTTTAGTTAAACTTATAATGGGGTTATACACACCTATAAAAGGGAAAGTAACAGTTGGAGGAAAAGATACATCAGAGATTTCAACTAAATCAATATATAAAAATGTTTCAGCTGTATTCCAAAAATACCAGAGATATGAGATGACTTTAGGTGAGAATATTGAAATAGGGTCATTAAATAAGATAGCTAATAAAGATAGTATAACTAGAAATAAATTTTTAGATGAAGCTGTTTTAAAAGCTGATTTAGAAATTAGTGAACAAAAGCTTAAAAATGGCTATGATACAATGATTTCACGTGAATTTAATGGAATAGATTTATCAGGAGGTCAGTGGCAAAAAATAGCTATAGCTAGAGGATTTTATAGAAATCATAACATGATAGTTCTCGATGAACCAACAGCAGCTATAGATCCAGCTATGGAAACAAATTTATATAATAAATTTTCGGAGTTGGCTGAGGAAAAAACTGCTATAATAGTCACTCATAGATTGGGTTCAGCTAAGATTGGTGACATAATAATTGTTATGGATAATGGACAAATTGCTGAAATAGGAAGTCATGATGAGTTAATGGACATGGATGGGAAATATACAAGAATGTACAGTGCTCAAAGTAAGTGGTATTCACAAACGTGCTAA